The following is a genomic window from Rutidosis leptorrhynchoides isolate AG116_Rl617_1_P2 chromosome 8, CSIRO_AGI_Rlap_v1, whole genome shotgun sequence.
ctaaaaaaccttcgttgacaagtttgtacctataattgctattagcgttaatataatacaaaatggaatactaaactaagtcaattttgattgatttgaccaacTTATGActgattttaacagaatttctgacttttgatcGGCCTTGACCCattttttcctgcatttgacctgacttttgaccgttgaccggcttaaaagaaaacgggacggggtcgaaacggtttagtcaccaaaacgccgcaacgggcgtcgaaacggacgcaacggacgccgtttacaacagtgataGTAATATATGATATTGTTGAAAAATACGATTAATGGGCATTGGTATTATTGTAATATAGACCCACCAATACGGAATCATCTAATTGGAAGTAGAACTAACCGACCTGCAAGAAATGTTCAAATGAAAAAGACTACTTTGCAATAGTCAACACATAGTATCATTTTAATTAGTTATCCATCAATTATAGTAATCATaacaattaatataaatataagtataatataattaaagttttaaattatataaaataaaaatgggACCAATACTTCGATTAGAATTAATTACTCGAAACCCACAATCTCCCAAGTAGGCAAATAGGACCTCATCGCACGCTGTGTAACAAGGATGTGTAATTTGAAGGGAACATTGGATCTCACAACTCGCATTTTGCATCAAAAGTTAACAATCGTTAAAAATAAAATTTTAGGTGTTTTACCTTTcatctgttatacatatttacagTTCATTAGTAAATATTAAACTATATGAATATCACTATCACATACATTACATTACAATTATATCATTAGAGCACATCAAGGTACTATTCACCAGCATTTTTTATTCTAAAAGGGCATTTTTGTATTTACATTCAAATGTAAACGAGCTTCTTGAATACACTTTTAAGATATTTGGACACAGGTATAAAATCCTTCCTAAAAGTGGGTAATGGAAAGTTAATATAATCTTATTTTAAGTTAAGAGTTTCCATACCTAAAATATTTGATTTAAAAAATATAAAGGGACTTTAATACTGAATTATTGGAGCGCTTTATACCCATATAGGGTAAGAACATTTGTTAATGTTATCACAATGATTGATGGATTTAAATATTTAATTACATGATGTTGGACTTGACCATTCATGAATACTGACTCACAAATGGCCTCCGTTTAATTTTGTTTAGAATTTGGTTTTAATCGTAACATAAGGGCaggttttattttttattattttttatttttattttttttgaaaggcaaactcacacacaccaTTACACGAATTAATCACGAAATAAATATACAAATTGTCCTAAGCAaaactcgaaccctcaacctcctgGTTGGAAGGGTCACCTCGATACCGCTGGACCAATGGCCCTTTGGtaggttttatttttatttcataatctgTTTTAATTCAGTAAGTAAAACTATTGTTTTTTTTATCACCTAATCTAAAATTAGTCTGTTTAGACATAAATCAGACACCACTTCTCATCAAGAACCAAATATATATAGAGAggcaaactaaaaaaaaaaaaaaaaaaaaaaaactctaaatCTAATTTTCAATTGTAAACTTATTTTTTCGATGGCTAAATGTAATTTTCCATCTTATTTTTGCACAAGTTATATAGCTACAGCCTTCTCTGTTAGACACAAATGTTTGTTAATGAGAACTACATAATTACCCTATCACATGAATGTGTTATTTTATATCAATTTAGATGTTTAAGCTTCGTTTACCGCTTGTTAATGCGaaacaattaaaaataattaaCTTAGCCTCCGCCTATAAATTTCTTATAAGCTTCATCTCGAATACAAGCTATTTTCACTAAACAATCCCTAGTTATACAAATACTAACACGGATTAGGCACTTCGAAAAATGGTTGGTATACTTATGTCCAACATTAGTCAAATTGTTTGCATATGTGGTCTTGTTTTTACTGTATATGTTATAAGGGGTAAAACTACACTTGTTGAAGTTACAAGTTACAATTGCAATTTTCGACTATAATGTAATGTGATCTGTTGCCATTGAAATCTAATTTATATTGTTGTATTCTACAATGAATAAATGAATGCAGAATCGTTGTGTGAACATGATAGCACATCTGTTCAATGCACCGCTTGGGGACTCAGAGACTGCTGTTGGGGTTGGAACCGTTGGCTCATCCGAGGCAATCATGTTGGCCGGTCTAGCTTTCAAAAGAAAATGGCAAAACAAAATGAGAGCTCTTGGCAAGCCTTGCGATAAACCTAACATCGTTACAGGTGCAAATGTTCAGGTAATCAAATTTCTCACTTATAATATTTTTCTTAAAGCGATATTAATGTCATTATGGGGCATAAACTATTTCTCACTTTTAATTGACATCACCAATACCTCCAATCAAAATATGTTATTTGAACTAGTGTGTATAAATTTAAATACAGGTTTGTTGGGAGAAATTCGCAAGGTATTTTGAAGTCGAGTTAAAGGAAGTTAAGTTGAGTGAGGGTTACTACGTCATGGACCCTGAAAAGGCAGTTGAGATGGTTGACGAAAACACCATTTGTGTTGCTGCAATTTTGGGATCCACCCTCAATGGCGAATTTGAAGATGTTAAGCGATTGAACGACCTTTTAATTGAAAAGAATGCTGAGACAGGGTACACCAGAAACTCTCATTATTCTTATATCTTTGTAGTACAAGTgtctaaataatattatttaatttcTAATGTTATGATTGTCGTTAGTGTGCATAAACGTTTTGTATATGCCATTTTTAAAGTGACCGTTATCAAAATGAACTACGTTAACAATAGTAAAATCCATAACACTACTAATGCATGCTCTTTTTATGTCAAAATGTTTTGGGAATGTAGATGGGATACTCCAATTCATGTAGACGCTGCAAGTGGAGGTTTTATCGCGCCCTTTATTTACCCCGAATTAGAATGGGATTTTCGCTTGCCATTAGTTAAGAGTATAAACGTTAGCGGTCACAAGTATGGTCTTGTGTATGCCGGAATTGGTTGGGTCATTTGGAGGAACAAAGAAGACTTGCCTGATGAGCTCATCTTTCACATCAACTATCTTGGTGCTGATCAACCAACTTTCACCCTCAACTTCTCCAAAGGTAAACTTATTAATCAACTATTTGCCTTAAAATCACACAATTTTCTCACTAATATTTCATGATTGTTACATTTTTCAGGTTCTAGTCAAATAATTGCTCAGTACTATCAGATGATTCGCTTGGGTTTTGAGGTTGTTTTCATCTTCTTACTTAATACGTTCCATCGGTACAAATTACAATATTGAGTATATATAACGTGTACGATATTTAATTTCAGGGATACAAGAACATAATGGAAAACTGTCAAGAAAATGCGGTTGTCTTAAGGGAAGGATTAGAGAAAACGGGACGTTTCAATATTGTCTCTAAAGACAATGGGGTCCCACTCGTGGCGTTTTCACTAAAAGACCACAGCCAGCACAACGAATTTGAAATATCAGAGATGTTGAGGCGGTTTGGGTGGATCGTGCCAGCTTACACAATGCCACCAGATGCGCAACATATAACAGTTCTTAGAGTTGTGATTAGAGAAGACTTTTCAAGGACTTTGGCTGAACGGCTCGTGATTGACATCGAGAAAGTGCTTCATGAGCTCGATACACTGCCAGCTAAGGTAACCGCTAAGATAACAGTATTGGAAGAGAATGGGTTAGACCATAAAACAGAACTTGAAGTGCAAAGGAAGATCACTGATGCTTGGAGGAAGTTTGTATCTGATAAGAAGAAAGTTAATGGTGTGTGTTAAGTTTGATTTAAGTTTGAAACATATTTAAAAATCTAATTTTGATTTGAGGTATTATTTTGTCTTGTGCACTAGTTTTAGACTAAACTCATTGGAATAATGGTTTATTTTATGTGTGGATTATATGATTACTGTAACCTTCATTTGTTTGTGTATTTTGCAAACCAATGTCGAGCATTTGTGAACTAAACTCTGAAGATGTTTTGTGGATCTATAAGTTAGTGGCTGTTTATATTTTTCCATTAATATTCATGTATGGAtataaggttggagaattcg
Proteins encoded in this region:
- the LOC139865007 gene encoding glutamate decarboxylase isoform X2 translates to MVLSRTVQSESDESLHSTFASRYVRTVLPRFKMAENSIPKEAAYQIINDELMLDGNPRLNLASFVTTWMEPECDKLIMASINKNYVDMDEYPVTTELQNRCVNMIAHLFNAPLGDSETAVGVGTVGSSEAIMLAGLAFKRKWQNKMRALGKPCDKPNIVTGANVQVCWEKFARYFEVELKEVKLSEGYYVMDPEKAVEMVDENTICVAAILGSTLNGEFEDVKRLNDLLIEKNAETGWDTPIHVDAASGGFIAPFIYPELEWDFRLPLVKSINVSGHKYGLVYAGIGWVIWRNKEDLPDELIFHINYLGADQPTFTLNFSKGSSQIIAQYYQMIRLGFEGYKNIMENCQENAVVLREGLEKTGRFNIVSKDNGVPLVAFSLKDHSQHNEFEISEMLRRFGWIVPAYTMPPDAQHITVLRVVIREDFSRTLAERLVIDIEKVLHELDTLPAKVTAKITVLEENGLDHKTELEVQRKITDAWRKFVSDKKKVNGVC
- the LOC139865007 gene encoding glutamate decarboxylase isoform X1 — translated: MAENSIPKEAAYQIINDELMLDGNPRLNLASFVTTWMEPECDKLIMASINKNYVDMDEYPVTTELQNRCVNMIAHLFNAPLGDSETAVGVGTVGSSEAIMLAGLAFKRKWQNKMRALGKPCDKPNIVTGANVQVCWEKFARYFEVELKEVKLSEGYYVMDPEKAVEMVDENTICVAAILGSTLNGEFEDVKRLNDLLIEKNAETGWDTPIHVDAASGGFIAPFIYPELEWDFRLPLVKSINVSGHKYGLVYAGIGWVIWRNKEDLPDELIFHINYLGADQPTFTLNFSKGSSQIIAQYYQMIRLGFEGYKNIMENCQENAVVLREGLEKTGRFNIVSKDNGVPLVAFSLKDHSQHNEFEISEMLRRFGWIVPAYTMPPDAQHITVLRVVIREDFSRTLAERLVIDIEKVLHELDTLPAKVTAKITVLEENGLDHKTELEVQRKITDAWRKFVSDKKKVNGVC